A genomic window from Agrobacterium larrymoorei includes:
- a CDS encoding alpha/beta hydrolase, producing the protein MWWIRRFLGPLSSTGIVFGTLLFCASLTPSLLPRTFVMQGVLCGFSFAIGYLIGAVLKEVYLYLELPQLSRHDRRGVRFVLSLAAAVAAIGFLWQAATWQNSIRILMEMSPLDSSHPIRTGAIAIAVAAILIGSGRLFQLVRRLLALRSRRFLPHRLANVVSVVAAIALAWMVLNGLIFDIGLRFADSSLKQVDSLIESDVPQPTDQLKTGSKTSLMTWQSLGRRGREFVATGPTGQEISSFTGKAALEPIRVYAGLNSADTPAARAKLALEELKRTGGFERHALLVVVPTGTGWIDPEALDTVEYLHHGDIASVAVQYSYLSSWIALLTEPDYGVETARALFEEIYGYWATLPKETRPKLYLHGLSLGALNSQKSSDLYDVLADPFQGALWSGPPFASPTWRMATNGRVPGTPQWLPKFRDSSVIRFADQYQTATMPNVPWGPMRIVYLQYASDPITFFETSSVYRRPEWMNRPRGRDVSSSFRWFPLVTFLQLTLDVTAATTAPMGYGHVYAPEHYIEAWMEVTAPEGWSTENLQRLKMFFKARRGSLDEA; encoded by the coding sequence TTGTGGTGGATCAGGCGTTTTCTTGGACCGCTGTCCAGCACCGGCATCGTCTTTGGGACACTGCTGTTTTGTGCTTCGCTGACACCCTCCCTTCTCCCGCGCACCTTCGTCATGCAAGGTGTGCTCTGCGGCTTCTCCTTCGCGATCGGATACCTCATCGGTGCCGTGTTGAAGGAGGTCTATCTCTATCTGGAACTGCCGCAGCTCTCCCGGCATGATAGGCGGGGTGTCCGCTTCGTCCTGTCGCTTGCCGCCGCCGTCGCGGCCATCGGCTTTCTCTGGCAGGCTGCGACCTGGCAGAACTCCATCCGTATCTTGATGGAGATGAGCCCACTCGACAGCAGCCACCCGATAAGGACAGGAGCGATTGCAATCGCAGTCGCAGCGATCCTGATTGGTTCCGGGCGCCTTTTCCAACTCGTTCGTCGTTTGCTGGCCCTGCGCAGTCGCCGCTTCCTGCCTCATCGGCTGGCGAATGTCGTAAGTGTCGTTGCGGCGATCGCGCTTGCTTGGATGGTACTGAACGGTCTGATCTTCGACATCGGCCTGCGCTTTGCTGACAGTTCGCTGAAACAGGTGGATAGTCTGATCGAGTCGGATGTGCCACAACCGACGGACCAACTGAAGACCGGCAGCAAAACCTCCCTGATGACATGGCAATCGCTCGGGCGGCGTGGACGGGAGTTCGTGGCGACTGGCCCTACGGGGCAAGAGATTTCCAGCTTCACGGGGAAAGCAGCACTTGAGCCGATCCGCGTCTATGCAGGGCTCAATTCCGCAGACACGCCAGCGGCGCGGGCGAAACTTGCGCTGGAAGAATTGAAACGCACGGGAGGCTTCGAACGCCACGCCCTCCTCGTGGTGGTGCCGACCGGGACCGGCTGGATCGATCCTGAGGCGCTGGATACGGTTGAGTATCTGCATCATGGCGATATCGCCAGCGTGGCGGTGCAGTATTCCTATCTCTCCAGTTGGATCGCCCTCCTCACCGAGCCGGATTACGGCGTGGAAACGGCGCGCGCCTTGTTTGAGGAAATCTACGGCTATTGGGCGACGCTGCCGAAAGAAACGCGCCCCAAGCTTTATCTTCATGGGCTGAGCCTCGGTGCGCTGAACAGCCAGAAGTCGTCAGACCTTTACGATGTCCTGGCCGATCCGTTTCAAGGCGCATTGTGGAGCGGCCCACCCTTTGCCAGCCCTACATGGCGGATGGCGACGAATGGGAGGGTGCCCGGCACACCACAGTGGCTGCCGAAATTTCGCGACTCATCCGTCATCCGTTTTGCCGACCAGTATCAGACCGCGACGATGCCGAACGTCCCCTGGGGGCCGATGCGGATCGTCTATTTGCAGTATGCGAGCGACCCGATCACCTTTTTCGAAACCTCATCCGTCTACCGACGGCCGGAATGGATGAACCGGCCTCGCGGCCGCGACGTTTCCTCCTCGTTCCGCTGGTTCCCACTTGTCACCTTTCTGCAATTGACACTGGACGTGACCGCCGCGACCACTGCGCCCATGGGCTATGGCCATGTCTATGC
- a CDS encoding Dabb family protein — protein sequence MIRHIVFFTVPEANRDAVRKGLSGLTAIPHASKLEIGENVKKDQWGNSVDFIVYGEFESEEALAAYKADPAYDLSTRTVKPLRDTRIAADFDAYKAVTSPIK from the coding sequence ATGATCCGCCACATCGTTTTCTTCACCGTTCCGGAAGCCAATCGAGACGCCGTGCGCAAGGGGCTTTCGGGCCTGACGGCCATCCCTCACGCCTCGAAGCTGGAGATCGGCGAGAACGTCAAGAAGGACCAGTGGGGCAACTCGGTGGACTTCATCGTCTATGGCGAATTCGAGAGTGAAGAGGCGCTCGCCGCCTATAAAGCCGACCCGGCCTATGATCTTTCGACCAGAACCGTGAAACCACTTCGCGATACGCGGATCGCCGCGGACTTCGATGCCTATAAGGCGGTGACGTCCCCGATCAAGTAA
- a CDS encoding response regulator transcription factor: MRILVVEDDTNLNRQLTDALKEAGYVVDQAFDGEEGHYLGDTEPYDAIVLDIGLPQMDGITVVEKWRSAGKSMPVLILTARDRWSDKVAGIDAGADDYVTKPFHVEEVLARVRALIRRAAGHASSEIICGPVRLDTKSSKATVNGVTLKLTSHEFRLLSYLMHHMGEVVSRTELVEHMYDQDFDRDSNTIEVFVGRLRKKLGVDLIETIRGLGYRMQAPQDAK, from the coding sequence ATGCGCATTCTCGTGGTCGAGGACGATACCAACCTCAACCGGCAACTGACCGACGCGCTGAAAGAAGCGGGCTATGTGGTCGATCAGGCGTTCGATGGCGAGGAAGGCCACTACCTCGGCGATACCGAGCCCTATGACGCGATTGTGCTCGATATCGGTTTGCCGCAGATGGATGGCATCACCGTTGTCGAGAAATGGCGCTCTGCTGGCAAGTCCATGCCGGTTTTGATCCTGACCGCGCGCGATCGCTGGAGCGATAAGGTGGCCGGCATCGATGCTGGCGCCGATGATTACGTAACCAAGCCTTTCCATGTGGAAGAAGTGCTGGCCCGCGTGCGTGCGCTGATTCGCCGTGCGGCAGGCCACGCGTCTTCCGAGATCATCTGCGGCCCGGTAAGGCTCGACACGAAGTCATCCAAGGCAACCGTGAACGGTGTGACCTTGAAGCTGACCTCGCACGAGTTCCGTCTTCTTTCCTACCTTATGCATCACATGGGCGAGGTCGTCTCGCGCACCGAGCTGGTCGAGCACATGTACGACCAGGATTTCGACCGCGATTCCAACACGATCGAAGTTTTCGTCGGGCGCCTGCGCAAGAAGCTCGGTGTCGATCTGATCGAGACCATTCGCGGTCTCGGTTACCGGATGCAAGCACCGCAAGATGCGAAGTAA